In Triplophysa rosa linkage group LG2, Trosa_1v2, whole genome shotgun sequence, the genomic window tATTGGTGGCACAATATGACATCATAACTGTGAGGGAAAGACGTAAATTGTGAACAAACTGATCacacaatatattttaaaacaggtTATATAAAGGCAATCTTTTTATTATAGACCTTCATAATTTTACAATAAAAGTCTTAGACAAAGAtgtcaaataataaaacatataaagTAGTGAAATGTATCCACAATAAGTTCCCAAGAACATCCAGACATAGAATGTGTGGAAAATCTAATCCAATATCATACCTCATTTATGTTAgaattgaaaaagaaacaaacaatacatttaaatgtgtagGACTGCCTCAAAATGATGAAAAGAGCAAAGGCAGTATATAATAGTGTTAgcgtttattttgtatttaagtattggtgtttttattttcatatatgTATTAATTTGCTTTTGAATACATGTTTATACAGTTATTATTAAATACTACATCAATGTGCTATTTTCAGGTTTACGGACTCCTAATTTCACCGTATTATCTGAACATTCGTGATGACAGCTATcagtattacaaaataaaagtccctaTTTAAAAAGAAGCACAAATCAGTTCATATGGCAAATTACTTGGGCATTCATCTAGTCTGATGATATAAGGTTAGCAGTCGTAATATATGTCAGTAAAAGGAAAGgccagttaaagggacagttcacccaaaaatgaaaattctgtcgtcattactcaccctcagattgttagtatacatttctttgttctgatgaccacaaagtaagatatttaaGAATAtccgtaaccaaacagatctcatttacTGCCACAGTAGAGAAATTAAATATTATGGGAaccaatgggggatgagatctgtttgattactTTGTTCAGcaaatctgagggtgagtaaatgatgacagaattttcatttttgggtgaactataaacCACCAGGAGCTCTTCTTTGGCAAGGGCTATGTATATAAAATGATACCTCCATAAGTGTAGTGCAAATTTATTTGGTGATGATAGCAACAGCCTTCTTCATCCAAGCATTGTTGTTGAGAAGAGAAAGCATGAAGCGCGCCACATCTCCTCTTGACACCGACTGCCCGATAGGAAGACCATTTTCATCGGGAACATAGTAACCTTCATGAGTTAAAAACTCATTGGCTTTCATAACAAAGAGAACATAAATATAGAAGTAGGTTTTGTGAAAAAGGCAAACTTTAATTAGTACCGCAAAACAATAATTGGACGTTGCTGCTTCACACGCATTCAAATCTCAGGATGCTCACCTGTTGTGGGTATATTCTTGAGACCAGGGGGCCTGACAACAGTCCAGTTGATGTCATCCGTCTGCTTCAGAAAGCTTTCCATTTCATTCATGTTGCTCAGAACACTTCTTATCATGGGCAGCAACATGAAGCGGATAAGATAAGAAGCATTGGTGCCCGAATTAGCTGAAAAGTGTGCCACAGGAATCCAAATATTATATAAGACACATCATAATCTTAAAAATGCTTTGGTTTAAAAAACAGCGCTTACGGTCAGTGTACCACGATGTCATGGTGATGATACGATTAACTTTGACTTCGCGCATGGCGTTTATGGCTGCCGTCATGGACTGCGTGTAGCCAGTGACTCCATAGAAAAATGAAATTGGAAAGCCAAGACAGGAGAAGACCGCATCCTGACCTTTGAAGTGAGGTTTCAGACTGTCTTCAGCAAAAACGTCTCCTTCAACCACCTGTCACATGAGTTCATGCAATTAAACAAGACAGAGGAGGCTTCTGACATGTCCGTAGCATACTGTAACACTTTTAATATGACACAAGTAGGAAGCCATGGTGTTAATCTAATTACTTTGCTGTCTGCGTATAACTCAAAGAAAATCTTTCATTCTTAAATGCACAACACTGTGGACCAAACACATCATGTGATATCAACCAGTAaatgtaacactttacaattttATGCAATCATTGTGACTCGTATGACCTTCAGCACTCCATGAACCTAAAATATGATTCATTCTCATTTCAAGCTGTTCTAATGCAAAACAGAATAAAGGTAAGACACAAATAAGCGTATATTTTCACTTCTGTGGcataaaactatttttattatttattcattcataacatttttatgggTAATTATTTTAACCTTTTAATCCACTACACTCAAACTATTCTAATCTCGACATGTAAAAGTTGAGTTCAGTTTGTAATGATGAGGTTTAGTTGAATTTGTGTGTCCAACAGTTATGCATAAACATATTCATGAACACTATAAAGagaacattcagaaagttttgAGCTCAGTCGTACCTTCAGGTTGTCATGTGTAACAGTGAGTTTTGCAGGGTTTCTGACGATTGCTGTGACTGTGTGTCCCTGCTGTAGAGCCTGATGCACGAGCTCCTGTCCCGTCTGACCCGTCGCTCCGAGAACTGCAATCTTCATCTTGGACACTACTTTTATTCCTGACgagacattaaaacaaaagaGTAAAAAACACTTCTTGAGATAGAAGTTATGATATGTAACCATGATCCGGAAAAGTTATCAAACTAAATTACATCACAAACTTACGCAACGTCATATCGTGTCTATATGAACGAATTGCAATTATAACGCGTTTCATAAACAGGtacgtttttaaaaatgcactgCATAACCAAAATGCCAAACGATGGAATATTGAATTATATAACATTTGCGTACTGTATTATACAAAAGGCAAACCAGGAAACGCACGAGCATGCGTCGATCAGTGACATAACTTATgcaatttgtaaaaaatcatcttaacctttattttaacatgcaaagcTCTCATGCAAACATTTGTCGTATAGCATACCATAAAGCTAACACCAACATACCCTAAAAATCCTTTCCTTGCCACTCGCACCAAAGTCGCAACAAACTGTAAACATCTGCTGTCCTCAAGACAGTTGCGGTTAAACCTACTGGACTCTTGTGCGCATGCCCAGATGAAATCAGttgttatactgtacaaaccatAGATCTATTGTACAAACCCAAACGCGTGGTAAAAATGCTTGGCTTTAAAATGTTGCAATAATATAAACTATATTTTCCATACACTTTGAGGTACTGTTAAGACAACCCATCGATGTTTTATTAACTTCAAGTAATACAATTGGTATTGTTTTGTGATTGTATGCGGCTAGCTttaattctattctattatgCTGACCCACTGACTGGTGGCATACGCGTTAGCATGATCATGGCTTAGTTCgattaaaagtaaaatgtagAACATTAAGCGTAATAGTAAAATGAGCATAATAAATGATGTTCGAGTCACGTGAGTACCACTTGTGTACTGTGTCTAGGCAACACGACCATGCGCTTCGCGTCACGTGCACCGCATTCTCCCCATGTCTTTTCTCACCTCACTCCTGCGTTTCCTCAGTTCGTGACCACTGCACCTTATTCGGCCGATTTTGAGGAAATAAAACATCTACGACAGTCCCACAATAATACACGTAATCAACAGAGGTTGACTTTCAGGTCCGCTTTGGTCCCCGTGGCGCATTACAATCACATTAACGGTCCGAGCCTTGTTTACGGTGAATAAGTCGTCGCGCGCATCTGTCCTGGTCGCGAAAGCATCCTCACAATAATGCCAAGTGTGCGCAGATAACCCCCCCTTGTGgttattgtgttgttttctaAATCATTGCGCCAGTTCCTTGTTTTCATACGGAAGTTATGCTGGGAAGGGCTCTGCTGGTTACGCACAGATGTCGTAATTCACAGCAGGCGATGTGTCAACTGCACGAGGACAGTCAGTGTGTCTTCATGAGCAACTGAATTCAACATGAAGCTCCAGATATTTGCGCTGTTGACTTGTTTTTGCGTATCGAGAGCGGATTTTTCTCCTCCGGTGGTGAATATCAGTCTGGACGTGCCTGCAGATCAGAGATGGGCTCCTCTGAAAAATCTCTATGACATTAATTTCTTGCGAGAAGCAGCATCTGAAGTGATCGAGTAAGTACGGGAGAAACGGGTTAGTTGTCTCACAAGGGCAACAGCTCAGTAGCTGTTGTTAGGTCAAAAGTCCAGTTGTCTGGTCAAACGGGCCAGTCGCctagtttaatttttttttgtaaattagaAACTTTTTCCCAACATGATCATAATTTGCTTCTTTTGGGTTCCAACCGATTTAACGCACGATCGCACTGTTATTCTTAGACTGCTGAATCGTATGTCAAGGTGCCGCCATATTGGTAGGGTCAAGATCACCACTAAACACATGGAAGTGATGGGAAACCATACTATTTCCATTCCTTACTTTTTATTGTGGGGAAAAAACATTCATAAGGAATTGTAAAGACTCGgtattgtgctttttattcaGATTAACCGCAGCTCCTTTACATGTATTGCTCCTTGCATGGTTTCCAAATATGGCGGTTTGATTAAATGTTATAATGTATGcagtttatttacagtatttgtttgccaaaccaatgttttgcttatcTTCTGAGAATAAATCTAAAACTCCCTTTTTTCCAGCACGACTGTTCCTAAATGGGTTCACGATGCCATTAAACCTGTAGTGAGAGCACTGGAGAAATACATCCCACAGCCGTATGCTGGAGAAATGCAGGGCTTGGCTTCGATCTATGGAAGTGACATCTCAGATATTGTACTTTTGAACTTTGCCTATGAAGTGTCTGCGTATGTATAGTTACTTTCATAACGTCATTACATGCGATGCTGATTTCAGCATTCATCGAGGTTGCTTTGCTTTTAACGCAGGTTCTGCACCAGTATCGTCACTCAGGACATAAAGGGAAAAATCTACCATGGCAGAAACATGGATTATCCCCACGATGTGCTGAGAAATCTTACACTAgatgtacattttattaaaaatggacaGGTACTGCAGACTATTACAGTGGGGAAAAAACGGTTACTTTCCATAATAGATTCAAGTATGGTATATAAAAATTGTGTACGTGTGCAGGTGGCTTACAGGGGAACCACGTTTGCTGGTTATGTTGGACTGTGGACAGGACAGAGCCCTAACAAGTTCACAGTGTCTGGCAATGAACGCAGTAGGTAGACCTTAAAAGACATAATCGGATTGTTTTTTTGCACAAGTTTTATTTGTGTCTGTATTTTCACAGATAAGGGACATTGGTGGGAGAATGTAATTTCAGCCATTTTATTAAAACGTTCTCCGGTTAGCTGGCTCGTGCGAAAGGTAAGTAAactttaaagtgtattttaaaatCCCTTTTACATTGAAAGCACAAATCAAATTGATTAACTGATGCGCAAAATTGATATAACAAgtacaaaacataacatttctgtcatcatttattcgagTTTGTTATTTTAAGCCTGTCTTTACTTTCTTTAGTTATTTACCTCATaagaaaagacattttaaacctCTCATCTCTctttgtattccacagaagaaagtcacacatttttggaacaacatgaaagAGATTTTTGGACGAACTAATATCATTTTCCCTTTATTCTTTTCAGGCTCTTGACGAAGCTTTGGATTTTCAGGATGCTGTAATAGGACTGGCCAAGGTGCCGATTATAGCGgatgtgtattatattgtgGGCGGAGTTCGTCCTGGCGAGGGTGTGGTCATCACCAGAGACAGGAGCAGATCAGCAGATATCTGGCCTCTGGATCCACTCAATGGAAAGTAAgcagcaaaaaataaattataaagaaaaacaaaacaagaatgtTTCTTTTCATATGCATGTTACAACAGGTTTTCATTTGGGCCTTCTGTTTTTAACAATACATTTTGTTGGACatcaacaaacatttaaaggtgctgtgtgtaatttgttttaaggatctgttgacagaaatgcaatataatatacataactatgtgttcagaggtgtataaaccccttacataatgaataaatacatatgtttttattagcttagaatgagccatttctatctacatacaccgcgggtccccttacatggaattcgtcatgttgtttctacagtagcccttaacggacaaactgctattTGTATCAAATATGTATCtcattcggcaaagaagcgaaaatgtgacgacatcttagtcttgtgtcagccaccgtagtgctttgaacgGGAGgcgtggagtgagccgttggttgcaattcgcaacctcaccactagatgccgctaaatttcatgcaCTCGACCCTTAAGACCTGACTACACTTGTGATTTGAACGATTTGATTTTTTTAGCTGGTAccgagttgaaacaaattatgACCACTGGCTGCCCCCCCCTAAAGGAGACGATCGACGGTAAGTAGACGATCAATTATTAATCAAAATCTTCAAAAAATTTAGGTTTACTCTGTTTGTTCCATTTCAGAGACGTGGCCATGAAAGCATTGAACGCCACCGGTCAAAACCACATTAGCATGAATACTCTGTATCAGGTATATGAAGAAATTTGTATAATGTTTATATacaatttttgtatttaaattttgCAAAGTACTGTAGATAGCGAATTTTGAATATAATTCCTGTGCATGCTTATTATCACTAGTAAAGGGATATGCAATGTAATATCATGTCATTGTCACAGGTTTTGTCTGTGACTCCTGTACGCAACCGGTAAGAAGGACTTGTATTTTATTGCAGTCTTGCTGTATACTGCCCATATTTCTATCACATGACATTCTATTGTTATGTAAAGACTTTAATTTCACTTGCGTGCTGATCAGCAATACAAACATACTTCAGCATACATCCCGGCACTTATCTGATGGTGATCGTGAATCTCTCTACGTGTTCACTTGCATCAGCACAGACACTCATTGTTTTAGCCACTGAGATTCAGAACAGTCAAACCATTGATCTCTTTTGAAATCAAAGCAATCCAACATACTTTCTTATTCATTtacttgtgttttttgtaaacaaaTGCTGATGTTCGCTAGCTGAAGTAAACCCGAGTATGATCTTCTCTCCAGGATCACCATTTATACAACAGTCATGAGTGCGGCTATGCCTGAGAAATACTCAACATTCGTCAGAGACGTCACAGTTCACCACAACTGACCGCTGCTGCTGGAACTCTTGTGTCAAGAAGCAACGACGACTGGTCAGATTTTCTGATGTCATCAGCTATTTCTGTGTTTcagattttcttttcttttaaagtaATGCTCATACGTCATGGTTTtctcttcttctttttttaacagATGTGCGGAAGCGAAAGTCGTATGTACATCTCATCTAGAATTTTTTCCCAACGTGCTTCTACACTTAACTAGCAAATTTGGCTTCTCTTCTGTTTATTAACAAAGAAAACCAGTGTTGTTTTAATATCTAGTGTTTTTTAAGATCATAGTGTTATTGATCATCACATTTGTTTCCCGCAAACCCACCGGGCAATTTAGAAGACTTTGTTTTTAAGAATAATTTAGAATTCTTTTTAGTAGTTGTATGTGTTGGTTTTAAACCTAAagccatttaaaatatttttcaggTCACTCTAGTGAT contains:
- the LOC130545847 gene encoding flavin reductase (NADPH)-like translates to MKIAVLGATGQTGQELVHQALQQGHTVTAIVRNPAKLTVTHDNLKVVEGDVFAEDSLKPHFKGQDAVFSCLGFPISFFYGVTGYTQSMTAAINAMREVKVNRIITMTSWYTDPNSGTNASYLIRFMLLPMIRSVLSNMNEMESFLKQTDDINWTVVRPPGLKNIPTTANEFLTHEGYYVPDENGLPIGQSVSRGDVARFMLSLLNNNAWMKKAVAIITK
- the LOC130545837 gene encoding N-acylethanolamine-hydrolyzing acid amidase-like isoform X2, which gives rise to MKLQIFALLTCFCVSRADFSPPVVNISLDVPADQRWAPLKNLYDINFLREAASEVIDTTVPKWVHDAIKPVVRALEKYIPQPYAGEMQGLASIYGSDISDIVLLNFAYEVSAFCTSIVTQDIKGKIYHGRNMDYPHDVLRNLTLDVHFIKNGQVAYRGTTFAGYVGLWTGQSPNKFTVSGNERNKGHWWENVISAILLKRSPVSWLVRKALDEALDFQDAVIGLAKVPIIADVYYIVGGVRPGEGVVITRDRSRSADIWPLDPLNGKDVAMKALNATGQNHISMNTLYQVLSVTPVRNRITIYTTVMSAAMPEKYSTFVRDVTVHHN
- the LOC130545837 gene encoding N-acylethanolamine-hydrolyzing acid amidase-like isoform X1 → MKLQIFALLTCFCVSRADFSPPVVNISLDVPADQRWAPLKNLYDINFLREAASEVIDTTVPKWVHDAIKPVVRALEKYIPQPYAGEMQGLASIYGSDISDIVLLNFAYEVSAFCTSIVTQDIKGKIYHGRNMDYPHDVLRNLTLDVHFIKNGQVAYRGTTFAGYVGLWTGQSPNKFTVSGNERNKGHWWENVISAILLKRSPVSWLVRKALDEALDFQDAVIGLAKVPIIADVYYIVGGVRPGEGVVITRDRSRSADIWPLDPLNGNWYRVETNYDHWLPPPKGDDRRDVAMKALNATGQNHISMNTLYQVLSVTPVRNRITIYTTVMSAAMPEKYSTFVRDVTVHHN